One window from the genome of Malus domestica chromosome 01, GDT2T_hap1 encodes:
- the LOC103439344 gene encoding UBP1-associated protein 2A-like produces the protein MAKKRKLSSSEPSEPTKKQQQVVVEEPKPQNEPAEEVVEEEEEEVEEEEEEEDEGADEDEEEEEEDEEGPGGEYKETGNITTTSASAALDQAGAGDDEDEPIQNLLEPFTKEQLISLLLEAADNHGDVADRIRKVADEDPIHRKIFVHGLGWDTNAETLTGVFKEYGEIEDCKAVCDKVSGKSKGYGFILFKTRSGARKALKQPQKQIGNRMTACQLAAIGPGPAPNAAAGPVAAPAVQSQPMSEYTQRKIYVSNVGADLEPQKLLMFFSRFGEIEEGPLGLDKLTGRPKGFCLFVYKSAESAKRALEEPHKNFEGHILHCQKAIDGPKPGKSQHQNQHHHKSHNSKFQRNENSGYAGGAASGMGHLMAPASGGIGFNQGAAAAQAFNPAIGQALTALLATQGAGLGLTNLLGTFGTAPNVNPGVPGAGHVMQGGYGNQASISPGMMGSYGNQGAMQGGYPNPQLGQGGSGRGQHGAGQSGGAPYMGH, from the coding sequence ATGGCGAAAAAACGAAAGCTTAGCTCCTCCGAGCCCTCCGAACCCACCAAAAAGCAACAACAGGTCGTAGTTGAGGAACCCAAACCCCAAAACGAACCAGCAGAGGAAGTAgtcgaagaggaagaagaagaagtcgaagaagaggaggaggaggaagatgaAGGAGCCGACGAagacgaagaggaagaggaggaggacgaagaGGGGCCAGGCGGTGAGTATAAGGAAACCGGTAACATAACCACGACGTCCGCCTCAGCCGCTTTGGATCAGGCCGGTGCAGGTGATGACGAGGACGAGCCGATCCAGAATCTTCTAGAACCATTCACCAAGGAACAGCTTATCTCCCTGCTCCTCGAAGCTGCCGATAACCACGGCGACGTGGCGGATCGGATCCGGAAGGTTGCGGATGAGGACCCAATCCACCGCAAGATCTTCGTCCATGGTCTCGGATGGGACACCAACGCCGAAACCCTAACCGGTGTGTTTAAGGAATACGGTGAGATTGAGGATTGCAAGGCTGTTTGCGATAAGGTCTCTGGTAAGTCCAAGGGTTACGGTTTCATTCTCTTCAAGACTCGTTCTGGGGCCCGAAAAGCCCTAAAGCAGCCCCAGAAGCAGATCGGTAATCGGATGACTGCATGCCAGCTGGCGGCGATTGGCCCTGGCCCGGCTCCTAACGCCGCTGCTGGACCTGTGGCAGCCCCGGCGGTTCAATCCCAGCCGATGTCGGAGTACACGCAGAGGAAGATCTACGTGAGCAATGTTGGGGCGGACTTGGAGCCCCAGAAGCTTCTTATGTTCTTTTCTAGGTTTGGAGAAATTGAGGAAGGGCCACTAGGTCTTGATAAGTTGACCGGGAGGCCTAAAGGGTTTTGCTTGTTTGTGTACAAGTCGGCAGAGAGTGCCAAGAGGGCTCTGGAAGAGCCGCACAAGAATTTTGAGGGCCATATTTTGCATTGCCAGAAGGCCATTGACGGTCCAAAGCCGGGCAAGTCTCAGCACCAGAACCAGCACCACCACAAGTCACATAATTCCAAGTTTCAGAGGAATGAGAATTCAGGTTATGCAGGTGGAGCTGCATCAGGAATGGGCCATTTGATGGCACCTGCAAGTGGGGGGATTGGATTTAATCAGGGGGCTGCTGCAGCCCAGGCATTTAACCCAGCTATTGGGCAGGCACTGACTGCTTTGCTTGCAACACAGGGAGCTGGCTTGGGGCTGACAAACCTTTTGGGGACTTTTGGAACAGCTCCGAATGTGAACCCAGGTGTTCCTGGTGCAGGACATGTGATGCAGGGTGGATACGGGAATCAGGCAAGTATTAGTCCTGGGATGATGGGAAGCTATGGAAATCAAGGTGCAATGCAAGGTGGCTATCCTAACCCGCAGTTAGGGCAAGGTGGTTCAGGAAGGGGGCAGCATGGCGCTGGGCAATCTGGTGGCGCTCCGTACATGGGGCATTAG